ACTGTGGGGGCTGGCAGGGTTAGGGTGAAGCTGCTCACCAACAGCGACTCTGCCTCCTGCCTTGCTTCTGCTGGGGCCTTCCCCCCATGGTGGGGTGACTCCAGCTCTGACATCTGGGGCATGTGGCTGGGATAGAGCAGGGCTGCTTGAGTGGGCAACTGGGGGTGATGGGGCTGAGACACCCACTGGGCTGGTGGTGGCCATGGAACCGCACATAACTGCGGGTGGCAGGGCTCAAGGCTTTGGTGCATCTGGGTGTGGGAGCCCACATGGGGCAGCCCAGTCTCAGCTCCCCCCATGATGGGCACTGGCCCCCAGGGcctggagaggcaggaggaagggccGGGTCCTGTGGGACACCATAGCTCGTCCCTGTGCAGTCGGTCCGGCTGGCAGACGCTGCCAGAGCTGGCGGCCGTGACGCACCGGTGCCGGCTGGCCCTACAACCTGGGGCCAGCGCACCCCGGCCCTGCACCCTGCCACGGCCCCAGGCAAGGCTGAGGATCCTCATTGGAGAATGTATTTATACCCTGTCACCCGTGCAAAGTAACaaattccaaataaaacagaagtgatatttttaatagtagtGTGTCTTCACGTCTTCTTGGAgtgtgcaggggctgggggctccCAGGCTGGGTGGGGGGCCATGGCTGTGCCCACTGGCAGAGGGTCCAGACAGCCCCCATGTCTGTGGCACCCACACTGCGGATGCAGCAGGAGGATCCTGGGatcaccccagcacagcacccatGCAAGCCAGCACCGCGGGACCCGGCTTGCTGCAGTGGGGGGGGGTTCCCGcatgcccccagccctgctgccccacCACTATGTGGGATCTCATCTTCCCCTACCCCCCATCTTTCCCAACCCAGCTCCCTTCCCCCTGCTTGccaaacagaaaagctgctggtttcatttctttttaatgtaatttcaaCTGGAGTTGCCATGGAAACCAGGCATGGGGCCTGAATTGCCTGCAGGCAgcatgcaggcagcagagccagggctgagcCCCGAGCCGGGGGGCAGGGGGCAGGCGAGGGGCAGCGAGGACTGCATGGGGGGCTCTGCCCTGTTGTCCTGCGGGCCCACTGCAGCTACAGTGCCACTGGCACACGTCACCCCGCCCAGCACcgtgctccagcccctgtgcCGGATCCCCCCAGTGCTGCCCGATGTGGGGGTCCCGCAGCCCCTGCCAGCCTGTGCCCTGTGCTCTGGAGCTGTAGCACATGGCCGGCAGCATGGGCATGGCCTGGGGGCATCAGCCTGGGATGGTGATGGACCCCTCACCATGGGGCAgatggggagggcagggaaggtgCCAGTGGCGGGCAGGCTgccatgccatgctgtgccaccaagggcagggacactgCAGGGCGGTAGCCACAGAACCGAGCTGTGATGAGGCTCTGATGGGCCAATGGGACTCCTGCCCAGGGCTTGGGGCTGCCTTCCCCTGGGCTTTTCCATGCCAACAGAGAGAACTGCTCCCTGCAAGCTCAGCTCTCTGGGCAAGGGAGAGCTGCCCACCTGAACCAAGACCTGCAGCGCCTTGCAGTGCTGCCCCAACTGCTGGCCCCTTTGGTCCAAACCACCtggcagccccagggctgccaTCCCAGTGCCCTCCATTGCAGCCACCAAGTGCCCCTGTCTAGTGACCAGCTGGGAGACAAACCAAGGTGAAAAACCCGCATCAGGCCACAGGGTCAGGTTTCCTTATAGAAAtgctgatgctctgcagcacagctccaacAACAGCCCCCTTGCCATGTTGCAAGCAGCAGGGCCAGCCCTGCCTGGTGACCAGTGGCCCATCCAGGTGATGCTGGCATCATCAGCTGCCTATGCTGTGGTGCCTAGTGCCCTCTTGAAGGGGAGATGCCTCCCTGCCCCACAATAGGGGATTGCCCTGCCCTTCTGTCCCCCCCTCCTCAACCTTGCACAGCCCTAGCTGCCTGCTGTCCCTGTGTTCCAGCACGGCCACCCCAACTAGGACCCCAAGAGGAATCTGGTGACAGATGACATGTTGCTATTATGCTACTTCTTTGCAAAACTCCTGAGCCTGCCATCTGCCCAGGGTGTCCTTGACCATCAGCAGTGTATCTTTGGAGACCTGACAAAGCCCAGGGGACACAGTGCCCCAGAGGGTACATGTGTGATGATTGTGGGACATCCTCAGCTTCAGAGGACattgccagagaagctgtggctgccccatccctggcagtgttcaaggccaggttggacacaggggcttggagcaacctgctctagtggaaggtgtccctgcccgtggcagggggctggaactggatgagctttaaggtcccttccaatacaaatGCCCTTCCCAGTACAGGTAACTCGAACCAGAGGGGTTTGTCTCTCTGAGGATGGCAGCCTTGATCCAGGGATGCCTGTCCTGCCATCAGCTCAAGCCTGAACACCTGGTGGCCCCTACACCATCCAcatccatacacacacacacaccatccACCATCCACAGTCATACAGGCTGGCAGCAAGGCTGAGCCATGCTTGGGGccgcccctgccccgggcaggcCAGCAGGAGCAAGGGGGCTCTGAGagcctgctctgcagcacccatTGCCTCCTGGCAGCAGAGATGTTTCAGCAATGGTTGGAACTGGGCTTCCTCGCAGGCTGCTGGGCTCTGAGGTCTCTCCCTAGCAAGGTGCCAGCAGCTGCATCACTCTGGTCCTGCTGTCCGGATGTTGGCTCAGCCCTGCCCATCTCATCAGCTTGTCTGTGTGTGCCATGCCCACGTCCTCGAGCTCTTCGCTTGCAACTTCAGACACCCAATTAACCTCCCAATTAATGTCATTAACAAAGAGCCCGTTTCTGGTCCATGTGGGCACAGACGGGGCAGTTTTCTGCTCACTGGAGGCAGCGCCAGCTCCAGGCTTCGTACGGCCTGTCCTTGACCGGTGGCTTTTGCACAACCGCTTTGCAAACGGGTGGCAGTGCCAGAGGCTGGGCCCGGAGGTCAGCGGCCGCCCTGGGCAGGGGAGGGTGCTGCCCGCTCCCTCCCATCTCCGGCGCTCCTGGTCCTCCTGTAACCTCCCGCTGAGGACAGCAGGCAGGAGCGGGCGGCAGCGGGCAGGCAGCGGGCAGGAGCGGGCAGCAgcgggcaggagcaggcagcagcggGCAGGAGAGGGCAGCAACGGGCAGGCAGCGGGCAGGAGCGGGCAGCAGCGGGCAGGAGCGGGCAGCAGCGGGCAGCCAGCGCCTCCCTCCTCCCGCTGCGACGGGTTTTTTCCCGTTTTTAGGGTGTTTTGGCGCCCACTCCCACGCGTTGAACTCGGCGGGCGCGCGCTGCCCCACCGCACCCTCGGCCTCGCCCCGCAGCGCCCCCTGCTGCCGCGGCGGGCGCGGCCGGCGACCACCAACCCGCCGGCCTCGCTGCCCCCGGACCACCCAGCCTGGCTCCCAGCACCCCGAGTACTCCCCCCCAGCCTGACTCCTGCACCCCCCTCCAAATCCCCCAGGGCCCACCAGTCTGACGCCCCCCCCCAAGACCCTCCAGtgccctctcccctccctggcCCCTCTAGCCCCTTGGCCATACTGTCCCCTCTGTCTTCTCCCCGACACTTCCCAGCCGCATCCCCACACCCCGCTCCGGGCAGGTCCCCCTCGGTCCTGCAGCACTTCCCGAGCCCCGGGAGCGCGGCCCAGGGCGGTGCCAGCGGCTGCGGCCGCTCCCGCTGCCTCTGGGCGCTGCTGACTCAGCCGGTGGCTTATCGCGGGCCGAGATTGCGGCCTCGTCCGGCCCCACCCGCCCCGCATCCGCCCGGCCACCCCTGGTCCCCGCTGTCCCCCACACCCGCCACACTGCGGAGGGACCCCCGTCGCCTCCACCGCCCCACGGTACCACCCCGCCGTCCTCATGCGGGGGGTTCCGTGCGGGGGGTTCCGTGCGGGATCCCCACAGCCCACCTCGGGGCAGGGTCGCCACGTCCCGGCGCCTCGCAGGGTGCTGGGCGGCGGGACCTTGGAGCGGGCCGTTAGCCCGGTTAATAGTTGACCGGCTGTTTGCCTTCTCCCCGCGGCGCTTTTACATGTTAAATCTGGGTGCTGGTGGCTTCCCGGGGACCAGCCGGCAGTCTGCAGCGGCAGATCAAGGTGctcctggtgctggggctgccaggagccgccCCCCAGGGTGCAGAGCggggccccgccgcggggcaTGTGCGGAGTTCGCGGGGCATGTGGCAGGGAGGACACGTACAGCGGGGATCGCGGCGGGAGGGATCTGAGAGCTTCTGAGGAACCACCCGCACAGGGGCTGTCCCGTGAGGTGCCTCGGCTGAGCCCGGCCGGACACAGCGGCGGTGTTTACTTGGCAGGGAGCAGGTCCTGGAAGGAGCGAGGCTGTTTGGGAGGGGGGGGTGACGCGCCGCAGGGTAGTATAAAGTCCagggtgctgtgctgcaggctgaggCCACTGCGCTCCCCAAGAGATTTGCCTGTCCTGGCGCTGAGGTGAGAGCCTGGGGGGCACGGCACCGCTGCGGCGCTGGCCACACGCCTCCCGATTGAGGGGCACTGGGGGGGTCCAGGGTGGGGGCCTCAAAGGGCTTGGCCGTGGGCCGGGGAGGGCAGAGCCAGGAGTGCTGGAGCTCTGGTGAGCGGGAAGCAAGGAGCAAAGCTTGGCTGGGGCACCTACTGTCCTCCCCGCAGCTCCACCAGAGGGACTTTGCCCACCACCgttcctgcagctccaggcacTCGCATCCTGGGCTGAGGGGTGAAGGTACCATTGGGGTGGCATTGTTGCCCCACCAACCTGCAGGTCCCCAACTGGTAGATTTTGCTGGATGTGCTGCTCCTCACTTGAGGCTGGTACAGAACCCAAGGGACATGTGtcacagaggggagatttagattagacattaaacagaagctcttccctatgagggtgctgaggcgctggcacagggtgcccagagaagctgtggctgccccatccctggcagtgttcaaggccaggttggacacaggggcttggagcaacctgctccagtggaaggtgtccctgcccatggcaggggcatggaactggatgagctttaagctcccttccaacccaaaccagtccggGATTCTATGGCACGGCACCATCCTCTCAAGGATGGAGCACCAGCTCCAAGGGGCATGGGGTCTGCAAGCACAGGGAGTGCTGCCCCCACCAGCATGTCCAAGCAGTGGGGCAGCAAGTGGCCCCTGTCCCAGGAGAGGAGTACAGCTTCTGTGGCACATagctcccagccctgtgtgCAGCCCCTGTCAGCACACAGCCAGCATCACCCCAGTGGGCTTTTTTCCATGTCCCCAACAGGACAGGGCATGTGTGGGGCAGCTCCACCACCCTGACAGCCACGCTGCTGGCACCAATCCCCTGGCAGCAGAGCCTCAAGAGCATGGGGGACCCACAGGAGCTGTACCCAGCGCACCCAGCCCCACAGGTCCCCACAGACTGCTCAGCACCatgctggggagcagccagaCTCCAGCTCCAGTCATGATTCCCCGTGCCATCCCTGCAGGGTGGGCATGCAGCAGGGTGTCCATCCAGCCCGGTGGTGCCTGTGGCACAGGTCCTGATGGGCAGAGTGATGAGCACCCTACAGCTAGTGGTTGGGGGAGATCATGGCCGGCGTGGGGCCAGGGGGGAGCGGGTGTGGGGCTGTGTGGAGGGAATGCGGCACACAGGCACTTTGTTTGGCCGGGGTGGGCGGAAGTCAGGGTGTTGGATCTGAATGCTAAAGTGTGTTGTTCAGGGGCCGATAAAGGCCTCATTGTATGTAAATAGTTTATAAAGCAGCATATGACTTCCAGTGCAGGGCAGTGGCGGATAGAGACGAGGGCAGGCGGAGCAGAGATCTCCGGTGGGAGACATGAGACCTTAGAGGGGCCATTTGGGGCAGCTCGCGAGGACCCTTTCTCACTGGCAGGTATGCGCTGCCGGGACCCTCCACGCCAGGGGTGGCTGGGGACAGGTCCCAGCCTCGTGCTCAGGGTGGGAAGCAGCTCCCGGggctgctcagtgctggtggGTGGTCCTGGCAGGGTGATGGGGTCTGTGCTTGGGATATGGGGTCACCCCATGCCCCCCAGGCAGGGACGGCACTAAGAGGGTGGCAATGCATGGCTGCACTGGGCAGCCTGCCAGCTTGAGGCTCCTCGACCCCACTCCTGCAGGGAATGGGGAGACGAGAGAAGAGAGGCGCTGGTGCAGAGGAGCCTGTGCAGGTCTTTGGGTCCATCGCTAGCAgagagctcagtgctgggtgcGGATCGGGCATCCCTGCAAAGGTGTGGGAGCTTCACCCCCATCCTCTGCGGCAGCCGTGGGTTAGGATCCCTATGGCAGTGTGgggtggcagggcaggagcagctggcACCAACCTGTGTCCTGCCTGCCCTGAGCCgtgtcagcagcaggagccacGCTGCGGTCTGTCTATCTTGCTGTCTACCTACCAGGGCTGCGGCAGTCCACTGCtccctcctggagctgctgccaccaggGCTGGGACATGGCAGCTCAGCCAGGGCCCCTTCCCGCTCCTAACGCTGTCTCTTGCTGCTCACTCCTGCAGACGTGAGGAACGATGAACTGGGCTGGCCTGTACACAGTGCTGAGCGGGGTGAACCGCCACTCCACCGCCATCGGGCGCATCTGGCTCTCCGTCATCTTCATCTTCCGGATAATGGTGCTCGTGGTGGCAGCAGAGAGCGTGTGGGGGGACGAGAAGTCTGCCTTCACCTGCAACacccagcagcctggctgcaaCAGTGTCTGCTATGACCACTTCTTCCCTATCTCCCATATCCGTCTGTGGGCCCTGCAGCTCATCCTCGTCACCACGCCAGCCCTCCTCGTGGCCATGCACGTGGCCTACCAGCAGCATCAGGAAAagaagctgctggtgctgacGGGGCATGCAGATCCCAAGCACATGGAGGAGGTGAAGAAGCACAAGATGCGCATAGCGGGTTCACTGTGGTGGACGTATGTCTGCAGTGTGGTCTTCAGGCTGCTCTTCGAGGCTGTGTTTATGTACATCTTTTACATGCTCTACCCGGGCTACCAGATGATGCGGCTGGTCAAGTGCGAGGCTTACCCCTGCCCCAACACCGTTGACTGCTTCATCTCCCGGCCCACAGAGAAGACCATCTTCACCGTTTTCATGCTGGTCACCTCCAGCATATGCATTGTCCTCAACATGGCAGAGCTGGTCTACCTGGTGGTGAGGGCCTGTGCCCGCCGAGGCCAGCACAACTCCAACCCCTCGTCAGGGAAGGGCTCCTTCTATGGGCACAAGCTCTCCTCTGAGTACAAGCAGAACGAGATCAACCAGCTGTTGACGGAGCAGGACGGCTCCCTCAAGGACATGCTGCGCCGCAACCCCGGGCTGCAGGAGAAGGGCGACCGCTGCTCTGCCTGCTAGGGCTAGCATTGTGGAGGCCCCAGCCCTTGCCCCTGCCCCAAAGCTGCCCCATGGCCCTgtgctgtccctgtccctgagGCACAGCATCCCTCAGGTGCCGGTCTGGCCCTTCTGGATGTCCAGGAGGGCATCTGGGGCCATTAAATCTCCATTCTCAGGCACTGCCTCCCTCCTTTCTGCTCTGGATGGGACATGCCAGGGGCTTGGGTGCCAGTGTAGGGTGCTTGCCCCTGCACACTAGCCTAGATGGGTGCCCCCaggggctgtggctgctgcagtgcccGGGTTGGGCCATGGCCATGGTGCCCTGGCAGCTATCGTGCAGGAGCAAGTGTCCCCTGGGTGGCATTGAGCAGTGTCCAAGGGCTCGCGctctcccagcaccagcccctgcagccccaaatatatttagaaaagtGCCCAGACCAAAAATAGAGgtaaaatgtttctgcagtggCTGTTTCATCTGCCAGTCACTGTGAAAGCCACCAATGGGGCACACAGCTGCCTCATGCCCCCATAACCCTGCACCTATCAAGAGACAGGCAGAGCCAGGCGGACCCATCTGCATCCCACTGAGGAGCCAGGGACCAGCTGGGAAGGGGCCTTGCAGCACCCACGCCACCTTGCCAAGGGGAGCTGACAGCGCGGGAGCAGTGGGCTCTGCCCCACGTGCCGGCCAACGGTGAGGGGTCCCCATGCCACATTGCCACCACGGTGCTCCCAGCTTGGCGGGACTGCTTTCTGCCGTAGGTctttgctcctgctgccctccccACGACAGGTTAGGGGGTCCCATGGGATGTAGGGTGAGGACACCCCAGGGGCAGCCTTGGGTCAGGTCCCTGCCTGGCCACGGGATGGGGTGGTGGCTCGGTGGGGTGTGGAGTGGTCACGTCTGGAGAGCGGCTGTCTTGTAGGGCACGGCGGCGCATGCCATGGGGGACTGGAGCCTGCTGGGGCGGCTGCTGGAGAATGCCCAGGAACACTCCACGGTGGTGGGGAAGGTCTGGCTCACTGTTCTCTTCGTCTTCCGCATCCTGGTGCTGGGGGCGGCCGCTGAGCGAGTCTGGGGTGATGAGCTGTCTGGCTTCTCCTGTGACACACAGCAGCCCGGCTGCCAGAACGCCTGTTATGACAGCACCTTCCCCATCTCCCACCTCCACTTCTGGGTCCTGCAGATCATCTTTGTCTCCACTCCCAGCCTCATATATCTGGGCCACATCCTGCACCTGGTGCACCTTGAGGAGAAGGCACAGCAGCAAGCGGTGGCACGGGCCGTCAGCGGGGCCCGGCGGCAGCGCTCGAGGCAGCCCCGGCTCCCTGCAGGGGACATGCGGGGACGGGTCTGCATGCGGGGAGCCATCCTGAGGACATATGTCTGCAATGTTGTCTTCAAGGCTCTCTTGGAGGTGGGCTTCATTGTGGGCCAGTATGCCTTGTATGGGTTCCAGCTGAAGCCCCTCTACACCTGCAGCCGCTGGCCCTGCCCCAACACCGTCAACTGCTACATCTCCCGACCCACCGAGAAGACCATCTTCATCCTCTTCATGCTGGGGGTGGCCTGCGTGTCCTTGCTGCTCAACATGGTGGAGATCTACCATCTGGGTTTCACCAAGTGCTGGAAGGGGCCAGGCCCCAAGTCCCACGTCACCCTgcccggcagcagcagccccacagctcctggCAGAACTCCCCCCAGCCTCACACCCCTGAAGAAGGGGGGTGCATGGCTAGGGGTGGCCAGTGGGTCCCACAGGAAGGTGCGAGGGGCAGACCTGGCAGTGTGAACAGGGCCTGATAGGATGCTCTGCGATGGGCAGTGCATGGGTGGCCACAGTGGTGGCTCTGTCTCTGGGCCCTGCCAGGCTTGTGACGTGGACCCCAGAGCCGGCATGAGATGGGCTCCGTGAACATGGCTGAGCCGCACCCTGTGCTCCTGGGAGCAGTGGGGCTGAGAGTAGCGCTGGGCTGGGGCCTGTCAACCCAGGGGGAGCAAATAAAACACCTACTGCATGTCATTcgcctcctgctctgcccacGGGCACTGCGGCATTGCTCTCCAACTGGTCCATCTCATGGACAGGCTGCATGGCCATGGCAGGGCCACTGCAGCCCTATGGGCAAGGGCTGGTACACACAAGTATGGGGGCAGGAGCCATCCCAGCACACCAGAGCTGGCAGCATACCAGCGGCCAGAAAAGGTAGGaagtgcaggcagggctggacaGGAGCAAGatgcacagcagcagtgggacactagccctgctctcctgaagtGCCCACCCTGTCTAGTGAGGGGAAGCAGGGGCTGCCAAAAGTTTTCCGCATCTTTATTTGAAATGAATGGTTTCCAGAGACACAGGGTTAGTCCTACTGCCCTGGCATCACTACAACAAGACTGGTGAGTGGCTCACTCTCCACATGGAAACAGAGAACAGATGGCCCCGGGCCAGGGCCCAGAACAATATATACAGGCTCAATAGGAGACCCATgtacagctgaagaaaaccgACCAAAACACGaggaggggcaggaggcagcagcacagctggggcCAGGCTCGGGCACCCTGCTGCTGCGGGAGGGAGGGTACAGGCCAGACAGAGCTCCTTGCTTCTGCCAGCGGCTGCCTgagcccacagcagcagcagagggaccCACTGATGGCACCTTGCACCGGGGAAGGGGGGTTGGGCCAGGACAGGGCACAGTGGGGAAAGGGGAGCAGCGATGGCACAGACCCGTCTCCATCAATATTCCACCAACTcagaaaacattaacaaaacTGAGGGAGGTGGCCCAGTGGTGTACACAGGAGGCATCCCCTTCGGGAGGCCAGGGCTCTGCCCTCATGTTACAGCACAGGAACCTCTCCCACCCCTGGGAACAAGCCCTTTCTCTGAGACAGTAGCTCTCAGGATGCCAGGGATCCTTCCCCCGGCTCAAAACcaccatcctgctgcagcagcagagctaccCTTCCTGCTGTGGCACCTGAAGCCTCCTCAGGGGATgtgaagggaaggggggaacTAAAAACCTCAGGGCCACTGGTTCCAGACAACGCTCTTTCATATTGTGCAGTTTGGAGGGAGTAGTGTCAGGGTTGGGGGTAGGAGAGGACAGGACTTGGCAAGGGGAGCTGCCCCAGGGGCTCTGCCCCGCCGTGCTCTGGGGGCTGGCCCTGGGGAAGACGCTCACCCAGCAGCCAGGAGAGGGGGCATGACTGAGCATGGGGGCCACGTACGGAGGAGAGGCCTGTGATGAGCAGGATGGGATGTCCAAGTCCGGTAACGATGAAGggacagcactgctgcagcaccatcCCCTCGCACGCTGCACAgcccccagcctgcagcaggaggcagagacACGAGGCATCCAGGGCTGAGACacagccagcccagcagcacctcaCTCTTAGTCCATGTCATCCTCCAGACCACTGAGACGACTGTGTTCCTCATAGATCTCCCTCACGACCAAGATGCGGTTCAGCATGCTCTCCAGCATGCTCCGGTCCATGGGGATGACCGAGTACCAGAGCGGGGACTCTGCGATGCACGACCGTTCAGGCTGCAGGTAGAAGACATCGTTGCGGGTCCGCAGACTCTCAGGACTGTAGAGAGAGAGGGAGGTGAGCCCTGGGAAAGCCTTGCCTGCCCTCATGGCTATCAAGGAGGGGCTTAAGGCTTGCCACAGCCTCTCATCCTTTGGCAAGATGAGGGCACAAACTGAGTCTGCAGCTCCTTATTCAGGACCAAAGCCCCTAACCAGCCAAGCACCAGGACTCATAGCACACACTCCTGCCCGGCTGGAGAGAGGAACGTAGTGGAAGGGGGCAGAGAAAAGCATTCTCTCAACCATGGTCTATACAAGCAGTGCAGACCCTGGGCAAGGCTTCACACTCAAGTACAAATGtttggggagcagcagccactCCTCAGGGTCTCACCAAAACTGAGGTAGCCCTAAAATGGCACATGccattttttccagagaaagcCTCACCATTTGGAGAGGTAAAACTCATAGAACTTGACTGGGCATCGAAGCGGATTCATCCTGTTCTCCCGCTGCTCCAGCATTGGTACCTCCTCTTCACGTTTCCGCTTTCCAGAGCTACCATCTGCAGAGGGGGAGAAAGCAGGATCATGGCTGGGACCTGAtgggggaagcagggagaggggcaCAGAGATGCTCTGTCAGACCCTACCTCGGCCTTTCTTCTGCTTGGCAGGAGCGTAGTAGCGGATGCTCACCACCTTTGACATGCCACGTGCCGTGGTGCACTTGCGGGACTGGCGCACCACGTTGGTGAAGGAGAGCTGCATGTGCTcctctgctgtctgcagccCGAAGAACTTGGTGTTGAAGAACATGAGGGTGTTGAGGAGCACAAAGGGTGAGTAAACGCCCAGCTGCTTGCACTCCCAGAGGTGCTCCTCCTCAACACGTGAGAAAACTGTGTCTGCAATGCACAGAGGAAGAACCAGGTCACATCAACAGTGGCCTTGTGGCAATCCCTTCACCCTGCCCAGGCAAGCTAACTGCAAAAGATTGATGCTTCACAACATCTCCTTTTCCAAGAGGTCACTTCTCCAGAGCCACCAGCAGAGCTAGATGCTGGCTCTGCCCAGCCACAAGCCATGTCAGAGTGCAGCCAAACTACAGGCCAGAACCCAAATCAATCCTAACTACTCATCCCTATAGATGGCCATAAATGTATTTCAGGCGAGTGCTCCACCACATCTCAGCACAAGatgaatgaaaagcagcaggcaggacagaCATGGCCAGCTCCTGCCTAGGCACACAGCTCTGGAGCCAAATGCCTTTGCCCAGGACAACCAATATGCAGAGGCCGGACCTGTGAACTAACCACTGCCAAAACAGAACAAGGAAGGCAGCACAGACCACAGCATCATGAAAAGCCTCTGCCAGGGCTCTAAGTTAGTTTGAtcacaaggcagcagcacagcaacccTGGCCAATACATAGTACAGTGTGCAGGGTTTACCCATGTGTTGGGAACACAAACGCATGTGCCAGCATGCCTCCAGGCTTGGTATCCTCTTTGCCAAAGGGCAGAGACATCACTATAAAGTGCTGTAAAGATTCAAACTGCCCCAGGACGCAAAGCAGCcatgctctgctcccagctacCCTGACTCTGGGCACAAGAAGCTGCTGAGGCATAAGCAAGGCCAGCTCTGCTGTCAATATGGGTCAGTATGACCTCAAGACACAGCGGGGCTGTGCTGCCTGTACCAAGGAAGACGGTTGAGGCTGGGGGAGCACAATTAGACTGGACGAATCCAAGGCTAGAAACAAAACCTGGGTATATGTGGTGACTGAAGGTACTCTGGAGACACATACTATTTGGTAAGATCGTGGGTTGCCAGCCACTCAGGGACTTGTTCAGCTCCTGCACGAAGGTCAGGTAGTAAAGGTCTGTAAATATATTCACCATACGATTGTTCTCGAGCAGGTACTAAAAAAGACAGAACACACAGTCAAGAGAAACATGGCAGCACCTGGAATGCCAACCCATGCCAGAGAGTCCAGAGCCCACACAGAGAGCACCCCTCCTTGTAAAAccagagctgcagggcagagTCCTAAAACCAGCTGCTTCCGAGAGCTGTGAGGAAAACCCTGAGGCATGACACAGCAGGCTTGGTACTGAAGAAGGGACTGAGTTTAGGGAGATCTCCCAGCCCTCCTCAGGGATGTGCAAAGCTGGGGAATAGCTGCCACCCTCCTACTGGGCTTGGGAACAAAGACTGAACGAGGCAGGCTGCTGTCCTGGGACAAGGCACTGAAGGAGAGTTCAGTGAGCCTCTCTAGCTCCCCACTCTAGATCTGACCGCCAGGTCTGGCTGTGGAGGACTTGAGGCAGCAAGCCCTCCCTCACCTGCTGAATGCCAAGGCAGAGGTAATAGATGCTGTCCGGTTCATAGCGCTCCCCATTGGGCCGTGTTATCTCCTTGACAAACTGGGCCAGGCCATAGttgagctcagctgctgtgcaggcC
Above is a genomic segment from Strigops habroptila isolate Jane chromosome 9, bStrHab1.2.pri, whole genome shotgun sequence containing:
- the GJB1 gene encoding gap junction beta-1 protein produces the protein MNWAGLYTVLSGVNRHSTAIGRIWLSVIFIFRIMVLVVAAESVWGDEKSAFTCNTQQPGCNSVCYDHFFPISHIRLWALQLILVTTPALLVAMHVAYQQHQEKKLLVLTGHADPKHMEEVKKHKMRIAGSLWWTYVCSVVFRLLFEAVFMYIFYMLYPGYQMMRLVKCEAYPCPNTVDCFISRPTEKTIFTVFMLVTSSICIVLNMAELVYLVVRACARRGQHNSNPSSGKGSFYGHKLSSEYKQNEINQLLTEQDGSLKDMLRRNPGLQEKGDRCSAC
- the LOC115603083 gene encoding gap junction alpha-3 protein-like, which gives rise to MGDWSLLGRLLENAQEHSTVVGKVWLTVLFVFRILVLGAAAERVWGDELSGFSCDTQQPGCQNACYDSTFPISHLHFWVLQIIFVSTPSLIYLGHILHLVHLEEKAQQQAVARAVSGARRQRSRQPRLPAGDMRGRVCMRGAILRTYVCNVVFKALLEVGFIVGQYALYGFQLKPLYTCSRWPCPNTVNCYISRPTEKTIFILFMLGVACVSLLLNMVEIYHLGFTKCWKGPGPKSHVTLPGSSSPTAPGRTPPSLTPLKKGGAWLGVASGSHRKVRGADLAV